A window of Cohnella herbarum contains these coding sequences:
- the ppk1 gene encoding polyphosphate kinase 1, producing the protein MSSVKKYINRDLSWLEFNRRVLEEAEDPGTPLLERFQFLSIVQSNLDEFMSVRVAGLQAQSKAGYMKTDFTGYTPQGLIKRLMKRTTRMVREQYRTYRDLLRLLAKEGVAFTTFKELNEDQKTALTTYFKQIIYPVLTPMAVDQSRPFPLLHSKELYLAVVLKQEAQGSQEEEETTFCALVQVPSILARTVLVPGRRNSRKLSYLLLEDLIKEHIGLLFSGYRTEAVHAFRVTRNSDLTLNEEGAEDLLQEIEKELRRRRRGLPVRLEVEKGLHEDAMELLRDELELEEDMFDEIEGPLDLGFLSKFVGTLPNYDHLRYPKHEPVYPEEFDESEDMLSVLREKDVLVYHPYESFEVVNDFILEAAEDPEVLAIKMTLYRVSVNSILIQALARAAESGKQVTVVVEIKARFDEARNIAWARQLEKAGCHVVYGLVGLKTHAKITLVVRREAGTLRRYVHVGTGNYNENTARLYTDAGLFTSHPDIGADATALFNEMTGYSTPHLWSSFAVAPIGLKPKLFELIDREIGHANAGRPARIVAKMNSLSNQSMIDKLYEASQAGVKIELIVRGVCCLRPGVIGLSENIRVISIVDRYLEHARILAVAGGGAEEVYISSADWMTRNLSRRVELMCPVYDPGLRDMLMNVLHMNLKDNVKARELQSTGTYDRVQSQEAPLRSQFETANIPLWKSIAAAYE; encoded by the coding sequence GTGTCTAGCGTCAAGAAGTATATTAACCGGGATTTAAGTTGGCTGGAGTTCAATAGGCGCGTGCTCGAGGAAGCCGAAGACCCGGGAACGCCGCTGCTGGAGCGCTTTCAATTTCTATCCATCGTACAAAGCAACCTGGATGAATTTATGAGCGTGAGGGTAGCGGGATTGCAAGCGCAAAGCAAAGCGGGTTATATGAAAACGGATTTTACGGGATATACGCCTCAAGGACTTATTAAAAGGCTTATGAAACGGACGACGCGGATGGTTCGCGAACAATACCGGACTTACCGGGACCTGTTGCGGTTATTGGCCAAAGAAGGCGTTGCCTTTACGACCTTCAAGGAATTAAACGAAGACCAGAAGACGGCGTTAACGACCTATTTTAAGCAGATTATTTACCCGGTACTTACTCCGATGGCCGTCGATCAAAGCCGTCCTTTTCCGTTATTGCATAGCAAGGAGCTCTACTTGGCCGTCGTACTTAAGCAAGAAGCTCAGGGTTCGCAAGAGGAAGAGGAGACGACGTTCTGCGCCCTTGTTCAAGTGCCTTCGATATTGGCGCGCACGGTGCTCGTTCCGGGTCGAAGGAATAGTAGAAAGCTGAGCTATTTATTGCTCGAAGATTTAATCAAGGAACATATAGGCCTACTGTTCAGCGGGTACAGGACGGAAGCCGTGCATGCTTTCAGGGTGACGCGCAACTCGGACTTGACGTTAAACGAGGAAGGCGCGGAAGACTTGTTGCAAGAGATCGAGAAGGAATTGCGTCGTCGTCGGCGAGGATTGCCCGTCAGGTTAGAGGTGGAAAAAGGACTTCACGAGGATGCAATGGAGCTGTTAAGGGACGAGCTCGAGCTGGAGGAGGACATGTTCGACGAGATCGAAGGCCCTCTCGATCTAGGCTTCTTGTCTAAATTCGTGGGGACGTTGCCGAATTACGACCATCTCCGATATCCGAAGCATGAGCCTGTATATCCGGAAGAGTTCGACGAATCGGAAGATATGTTATCCGTTCTTCGCGAGAAAGACGTGCTTGTGTATCATCCTTACGAATCGTTCGAAGTCGTTAACGATTTTATTTTGGAGGCTGCCGAAGACCCCGAAGTGCTCGCGATCAAGATGACGTTATACCGGGTAAGCGTGAACTCCATACTGATTCAGGCGTTGGCGAGAGCGGCGGAATCCGGGAAACAGGTAACCGTCGTCGTCGAGATTAAAGCGCGTTTCGATGAAGCCCGCAACATCGCATGGGCTCGTCAGCTCGAAAAGGCGGGTTGCCACGTCGTATACGGCTTGGTCGGGTTGAAGACGCATGCCAAGATTACGTTGGTAGTCCGCAGGGAAGCCGGAACTTTGCGCCGATACGTTCACGTAGGTACCGGAAATTATAACGAGAACACGGCTCGGCTCTATACCGATGCGGGTTTGTTTACGAGTCACCCGGATATCGGGGCGGATGCAACGGCGTTGTTCAACGAGATGACCGGGTATTCGACGCCTCATCTATGGTCTTCGTTTGCCGTAGCTCCGATCGGCTTGAAGCCGAAGCTGTTCGAATTGATCGATCGGGAGATCGGCCATGCCAACGCGGGGCGGCCGGCTCGTATCGTGGCGAAAATGAATTCCCTATCTAACCAGTCGATGATCGATAAGCTATACGAAGCCTCGCAGGCAGGCGTGAAAATCGAATTGATCGTCCGCGGCGTATGTTGTTTGCGTCCCGGAGTGATCGGGTTAAGCGAGAATATTCGGGTAATCAGCATCGTGGATCGTTATCTTGAGCACGCGAGAATTCTCGCGGTCGCGGGCGGCGGAGCGGAAGAGGTTTATATTTCCAGCGCGGATTGGATGACTCGCAATTTAAGCCGAAGAGTCGAACTCATGTGTCCCGTATACGATCCGGGGCTTCGCGACATGCTGATGAATGTGCTTCATATGAACTTGAAAGACAATGTCAAAGCAAGGGAGCTTCAATCCACTGGCACTTATGATCGGGTGCAAAGTCAGGAAGCGCCGCTGCGCAGTCAATTCGAAACGGCGAATATCCCGTTGTGGAAATCGATTGCGGCAGCGTACGAGTAA
- a CDS encoding DUF2269 family protein gives MLNVMLFLHIVGAVGMGVYAIMPFVVGKFKQLSGTAQEGLATGLISGGRVGQYALVLQLLTGGYLISNSDAGDYTVAWMVVVIVIFVALGALSGIVQAPLKRIAAASVNGENASSSISRVQTISAIIFILFLVIIWLMQVPWYK, from the coding sequence ATGTTAAATGTGATGTTGTTTTTGCACATCGTAGGTGCGGTCGGCATGGGAGTATATGCGATTATGCCTTTTGTGGTCGGTAAATTCAAGCAATTGTCGGGCACGGCTCAAGAAGGTTTGGCTACCGGACTCATCTCGGGCGGAAGAGTTGGACAATACGCTCTGGTCTTGCAATTGTTAACGGGAGGGTATTTGATATCCAACTCCGATGCAGGCGATTACACGGTGGCTTGGATGGTAGTCGTTATCGTCATCTTCGTGGCGCTCGGCGCACTATCCGGAATCGTTCAAGCACCGCTTAAGAGAATTGCCGCAGCTTCCGTGAACGGGGAGAACGCGAGCTCTTCGATCTCGAGAGTTCAGACGATCAGCGCGATTATTTTCATTCTTTTCTTAGTCATCATTTGGCTAATGCAAGTACCTTGGTATAAGTAA
- a CDS encoding acyl-CoA thioesterase, which yields MGRWFLHPMRVRYQETDQMGVVYHANYLNWFEIGRTEWVRQAGITYKEMEARGLLLPVTDVEASFKQPALYDDWITIATQVAEMTSVRVRFESRVLSGNLAESFGDLYEGDEPPGVLLVRGGTKHVWVNKEWKPVRFAREAPDWYDRMVRLAARRE from the coding sequence ATGGGAAGATGGTTTCTGCATCCGATGCGGGTACGGTACCAAGAAACCGATCAAATGGGGGTCGTATACCACGCGAACTATTTGAACTGGTTCGAGATCGGAAGAACCGAATGGGTCCGACAAGCGGGAATTACGTATAAAGAGATGGAGGCTAGAGGGCTGCTGTTACCGGTAACGGACGTCGAGGCTTCATTTAAGCAACCGGCTCTCTATGACGATTGGATCACGATAGCGACCCAGGTAGCCGAAATGACGAGCGTTCGGGTAAGATTCGAATCGCGGGTGTTAAGCGGCAATCTTGCCGAAAGCTTCGGAGACCTCTATGAAGGGGACGAGCCGCCGGGAGTTCTTCTGGTTCGGGGAGGTACGAAACACGTGTGGGTGAATAAGGAATGGAAGCCCGTCCGCTTCGCGCGGGAAGCCCCGGACTGGTATGATAGGATGGTACGGCTCGCGGCTCGCCGGGAATAA
- the mdh gene encoding malate dehydrogenase: MAIKRAKITVVGAGFTGATTALMLAQKELGDVVLLDIPQLENPTKGKALDMMESTPVQGIDSNIVGTSDYQDSANSDVVIITAGIARKPGMSRDDLVNTNAGIVKSVCENIKATSPNCYVIILSNPVDAMTYVANKALGFPKNRVIGQSGVLDTARYNTFLAQALNVSVEDVRGVVLGGHGDDMVPLVRYTTIGGIPVEKLLPKEQIDTIVARTRVGGGEIVNLLGNGSAYYAPAASLVQMTEAILKDKKRILPIIALLQGEYGYDNLFMGVLAVLGGDGIEKIFEIDLSDEEKAALEKSAESVRNVIKIVENA, encoded by the coding sequence ATGGCAATCAAACGTGCGAAAATTACGGTCGTTGGCGCAGGATTCACGGGAGCGACTACGGCGCTTATGCTGGCTCAGAAGGAACTGGGGGATGTCGTTCTTCTCGATATCCCGCAACTGGAAAACCCAACGAAAGGCAAAGCGCTCGATATGATGGAATCGACTCCGGTTCAAGGAATCGACTCCAACATCGTGGGGACTTCCGACTATCAAGATTCCGCTAACTCCGACGTCGTCATCATTACGGCTGGAATTGCTCGTAAACCGGGCATGAGCCGCGACGATCTCGTTAACACGAACGCGGGAATCGTGAAATCCGTTTGCGAGAACATCAAAGCGACTAGCCCGAATTGTTACGTCATTATCCTGTCCAACCCGGTCGACGCGATGACTTACGTTGCGAACAAAGCGCTGGGTTTCCCGAAAAACCGCGTGATCGGGCAGTCCGGAGTACTGGATACGGCGCGTTACAACACTTTCCTGGCGCAAGCTTTGAACGTTTCCGTTGAAGATGTGCGCGGCGTCGTTCTCGGCGGCCACGGCGACGACATGGTTCCACTCGTGCGTTACACGACGATCGGGGGAATCCCGGTCGAAAAATTGCTGCCTAAAGAGCAAATTGACACGATCGTAGCCCGCACGCGAGTAGGTGGCGGCGAAATCGTTAATTTGCTTGGCAACGGCAGCGCGTACTACGCTCCGGCAGCATCGCTCGTGCAAATGACGGAAGCGATTCTGAAGGACAAGAAACGCATTCTGCCGATTATCGCTTTGTTGCAAGGCGAGTATGGCTACGACAACCTGTTCATGGGCGTATTGGCTGTTCTCGGTGGAGACGGCATCGAGAAAATTTTCGAAATCGATCTGTCCGACGAAGAGAAAGCGGCGCTCGAGAAATCGGCCGAATCCGTTCGTAACGTGATCAAGATCGTCGAGAATGCATAA
- the citZ gene encoding citrate synthase, with protein sequence MTATKGLEGIVAAKSTISSIIDGVLTYQGINIDELAEHATFEEVAYLLWHGKLPTQSELDGLISEIGEYSAIPAEVIAGIRLYPNGSNSMAALRTAISSLALYDASANEMSKEANYRKAVKLQAQLPTVVAAYARIREGKEPIAPKKGVGVAHNFLYMLTGEEPAQVAIEAMDKALVLHADHELNASTFAARVTVATLSDIYSGVTSAIGALKGPLHGGANEAVMVMLDEIGSLGNVEPYIQAKLDNKEKVMGFGHRVYKNGDPRAKHLMQMSRQLGELKGDMTLYEMSIKIDDLVTSQKGLKPNVDFYSASCYTMLGIPRDLFTPIFAISRVSGWTAHILEQYEDNRLIRPRAEYVGPVDQHYVPISKRG encoded by the coding sequence ATGACAGCAACAAAAGGTCTTGAAGGCATCGTCGCGGCGAAATCGACGATCAGCTCGATTATCGACGGCGTCCTGACATACCAAGGCATTAACATCGACGAATTGGCAGAGCATGCCACGTTCGAAGAAGTCGCGTACTTATTGTGGCATGGCAAGCTTCCAACTCAATCGGAGCTGGACGGGCTTATCTCAGAGATAGGCGAATACTCGGCTATTCCGGCCGAAGTGATCGCAGGCATAAGATTGTATCCGAACGGCAGCAACTCGATGGCCGCGTTACGTACCGCGATTTCCAGTCTAGCGTTGTACGACGCCTCGGCTAACGAAATGAGCAAAGAAGCCAACTATCGCAAAGCGGTTAAATTGCAAGCGCAATTGCCGACCGTAGTGGCTGCTTATGCTCGTATTCGCGAGGGCAAAGAACCGATCGCACCGAAAAAAGGCGTGGGAGTCGCTCACAACTTCCTGTATATGCTTACCGGAGAAGAACCGGCGCAAGTGGCTATCGAAGCAATGGACAAGGCTCTCGTGTTGCACGCGGACCATGAGTTGAACGCTTCTACTTTCGCGGCTCGCGTTACGGTTGCGACTCTGTCGGATATTTATTCCGGCGTAACGTCCGCTATCGGAGCTTTGAAAGGCCCGTTACACGGCGGCGCTAACGAAGCGGTAATGGTGATGTTGGATGAAATCGGCTCCCTTGGTAACGTTGAGCCTTATATCCAAGCAAAGCTCGATAACAAAGAAAAAGTGATGGGCTTCGGTCACCGCGTTTACAAAAACGGAGACCCTCGTGCTAAACACTTAATGCAAATGTCCCGTCAACTCGGCGAGTTGAAAGGCGATATGACGCTCTACGAAATGTCCATCAAGATTGATGATCTCGTGACCAGCCAGAAGGGCTTGAAGCCGAACGTAGATTTCTACTCCGCTTCTTGTTACACGATGCTGGGCATTCCTCGCGATCTGTTCACGCCGATCTTCGCCATCAGCAGGGTTTCCGGTTGGACGGCTCATATTTTGGAGCAATACGAAGACAATCGCTTGATCCGCCCTCGTGCCGAGTACGTAGGACCGGTAGATCAGCACTATGTGCCGATCTCTAAGCGTGGCTAA
- a CDS encoding Ppx/GppA phosphatase family protein: MNANTNQMTGIIDIGSNTVRLSVYQLTDNGAYRVVDQGRWAARLSQRMDKDGGLPEDVVDELAEVLRHFSRICQKHGANHIRAVATAAIRQAVNRDDILRRLYTATGISIEILSGEDEARIGSQAMLNSLSLSDCFVVDIGGGSTEITLIQNRKVVSAVSFPIGCVNTSAKYSLGNGAVPQSALTAIQSEVHRLLGIEKWISRHPGLPLIGLGGTVRALAKLRQRESNYPFPHLHGYELTVPDLSSTLDRLAAIHVDQRRKLPGLSKDRGDVIVPGLAILLGVLQRTATSRLVVCGTGLRDGLFYETCLPDNRRRSDSADYVLEESIRNLSALYPVVPEVHLQQVHKLALSLFDQLSPKQSMPLGCRRWLETAARLFRIGTVIDYNDSADHTFYMLLHMQWYGLSHREMLLTGSIASYRGSNPLRRKLAPYRSMLAEGDVEIIAKLGSLLQLAAALDRSESQAIKSLELSVKGNKLRLFADADHPLPVERMEVDNIAKEFKKNWGITPELNVRLR, encoded by the coding sequence ATGAATGCAAACACGAATCAAATGACCGGGATAATCGATATCGGTTCGAACACCGTTCGTCTTTCCGTTTATCAGCTGACGGACAACGGGGCTTACCGCGTCGTTGACCAAGGGCGCTGGGCTGCCCGTTTAAGCCAGCGGATGGACAAAGACGGAGGATTGCCCGAAGACGTCGTCGACGAGCTTGCGGAAGTGCTCAGGCACTTCTCGCGGATATGCCAGAAGCACGGAGCGAACCATATCCGCGCAGTTGCGACGGCAGCCATCAGGCAAGCCGTGAATCGGGACGACATCCTGCGGCGTCTGTACACCGCAACCGGAATCTCCATAGAAATTTTATCGGGAGAAGACGAAGCCCGCATTGGAAGCCAAGCGATGCTGAACAGTCTTAGCCTCTCCGATTGCTTCGTCGTGGATATCGGCGGGGGAAGCACCGAAATTACGTTGATCCAAAATCGGAAAGTCGTATCGGCCGTTTCATTTCCAATCGGTTGCGTAAATACTTCCGCGAAATACTCGCTCGGAAACGGTGCCGTCCCGCAATCCGCGCTCACGGCTATTCAGTCGGAAGTCCATCGCCTGCTCGGTATCGAGAAATGGATTTCGCGCCATCCCGGGCTTCCGCTCATCGGACTGGGCGGTACCGTCCGCGCTCTAGCCAAGCTTCGCCAGCGGGAATCGAATTATCCGTTTCCTCATCTTCACGGTTATGAATTGACCGTTCCCGATCTTAGCTCGACGCTTGATCGGCTTGCCGCAATCCATGTGGATCAACGACGCAAGCTGCCGGGATTGTCCAAGGACCGCGGCGACGTCATCGTTCCGGGTCTGGCAATCCTGCTGGGGGTACTCCAGCGGACGGCAACCTCCCGGTTAGTCGTATGCGGCACCGGATTACGCGACGGGTTGTTTTACGAAACCTGCCTTCCCGATAATCGCCGCCGATCCGACTCGGCGGACTATGTTTTGGAAGAAAGCATTCGCAATTTGAGCGCATTATATCCGGTCGTGCCCGAAGTGCATCTCCAACAGGTGCATAAATTAGCTTTGTCCCTATTCGACCAGTTGTCCCCCAAACAATCGATGCCGCTCGGATGCCGCCGTTGGTTGGAAACCGCCGCACGGCTTTTCCGGATCGGAACGGTCATCGATTACAACGACAGCGCGGATCATACTTTCTACATGCTGCTGCATATGCAGTGGTACGGTTTATCCCACAGAGAGATGCTACTGACCGGGTCTATCGCGTCGTACCGAGGATCTAATCCGCTTAGGCGCAAGCTTGCCCCTTACCGCTCCATGCTCGCGGAAGGCGACGTCGAGATCATTGCCAAGCTAGGCTCCCTGCTGCAATTGGCAGCGGCACTCGATCGGAGCGAGTCGCAGGCGATTAAATCATTGGAATTATCCGTTAAAGGCAACAAGCTCCGCCTATTCGCGGATGCCGACCATCCTCTCCCCGTCGAGCGAATGGAAGTAGATAACATCGCCAAGGAATTCAAAAAAAACTGGGGAATTACCCCCGAACTGAACGTTCGCCTAAGATAA
- a CDS encoding MDR family MFS transporter, which produces MKNNVMASLLGRYDSGIWIRVLGSALTTITGFMIRPFLVLYLYDQMDGSVILPMIIVGLQPLCGMFVSWYGGGWSDRYGRKPIMLTALFLQMICMVGYVFAEDVWQYAMISIVNGIGFALYMPAANAQITDMVSEDKRAEVFALMHTAFNVGAAVGPVLGLLMFDWNPSAVFILSAISFVIYGSIVWLKLPETAPLTKGHSGSNIKRAHAKTKFSWKLHKPILLMTVLSLPVGLLYAQVESTLPLHLQTNFDSYRTVLASLLTFNGIMVIALQIWIARRTEAVSSHLIIAVSYALFAIVSIGYGYSNTILWLFAAEFIFTIGEMIFGPHMQKSVSIMAPEEQRGFYFSVYGSSQLLSRGLGPILGGLMLSWSNGETLFVALAVLIGIAGFLQVKVIRKYA; this is translated from the coding sequence ATGAAAAATAACGTAATGGCAAGTTTACTAGGCAGATATGACAGCGGAATATGGATAAGAGTGCTCGGATCGGCGTTGACGACCATTACGGGGTTTATGATCCGCCCGTTTCTCGTGCTCTACCTTTACGATCAAATGGATGGCTCGGTCATTCTTCCGATGATTATCGTCGGACTGCAGCCGCTTTGCGGAATGTTCGTGAGTTGGTACGGAGGAGGATGGAGCGATCGTTACGGTCGTAAACCTATCATGTTAACGGCTTTATTCCTCCAGATGATATGTATGGTCGGTTACGTATTCGCGGAGGATGTGTGGCAATACGCGATGATTTCGATCGTGAACGGTATAGGGTTCGCTTTATATATGCCGGCTGCGAACGCGCAAATTACGGACATGGTATCGGAAGATAAACGGGCCGAGGTTTTCGCTTTGATGCATACGGCGTTTAACGTGGGAGCTGCGGTCGGACCGGTGTTAGGCTTGTTAATGTTCGATTGGAATCCTTCGGCCGTGTTTATATTGTCGGCGATTTCCTTTGTCATCTATGGATCGATCGTATGGCTGAAGCTGCCCGAGACCGCTCCGTTAACGAAAGGACATTCGGGATCGAACATCAAGCGAGCGCATGCGAAAACGAAATTTTCGTGGAAGTTGCACAAGCCGATTTTACTGATGACGGTGCTCAGTCTACCCGTCGGGCTGCTCTACGCGCAGGTGGAGTCGACCTTGCCGCTTCATCTGCAAACGAACTTCGATTCTTACCGCACGGTATTGGCGTCTCTGCTTACCTTTAACGGAATTATGGTCATTGCGTTGCAAATTTGGATCGCTAGGCGAACGGAAGCCGTAAGCTCGCACCTGATCATCGCTGTCTCTTATGCATTATTCGCCATCGTTTCCATCGGTTACGGTTATTCGAATACCATCTTGTGGTTATTTGCCGCGGAGTTTATTTTTACGATCGGCGAGATGATTTTCGGTCCTCATATGCAGAAAAGCGTATCGATTATGGCGCCGGAGGAGCAGAGAGGGTTCTACTTTTCCGTGTATGGCTCAAGCCAACTGTTATCCCGCGGGCTGGGTCCGATTTTAGGCGGATTAATGCTAAGTTGGAGTAACGGCGAGACGTTATTCGTTGCTTTGGCCGTACTTATTGGAATCGCCGGTTTCTTGCAAGTGAAGGTGATTCGGAAGTACGCGTAA
- the icd gene encoding NADP-dependent isocitrate dehydrogenase yields the protein MKLEKFAAPTSGEKITVQNGVLNVPNNPIIPFIEGDGTGRDIWKASKRVLDAAVEKAYKGEKQIAWYEVFAGEKAFNEYGEWLPADTLTAIREMIIAIKGPLTTPIGGGIRSLNVALRQELDLYVCLRPVRYFDGVPSPVKRPELVDMVIFRENTEDIYAGIEYQSGSEQVKKVLEFLQKEMGVNKIRFPETSGIGIKPVSEDGSKRLVRAAIEYAIKHGRKSVTLVHKGNIMKYTEGAFKNWGYEVAEQEFGDKVFTWSEYDIIKADKGEEAANAAQKAALDSGKILIKDAIADIALQQVLTRPTDFDVIATLNLNGDYLSDALAAQVGGIGIAPGANINYLTGHAIFEATHGTAPKYADKDVVNPGSVILSGVMMLEHLGWLEAADLIYKGLETSINSKVVTYDFARLMEGATEVKCSAFADEIIKNF from the coding sequence ATGAAACTCGAAAAATTCGCAGCGCCGACTTCCGGCGAGAAAATTACGGTACAAAACGGCGTTCTCAACGTTCCTAACAATCCGATTATCCCTTTCATCGAGGGCGACGGCACGGGCCGCGATATCTGGAAAGCTTCCAAGCGCGTTCTTGACGCAGCGGTCGAGAAAGCATACAAAGGCGAAAAACAAATCGCTTGGTACGAAGTGTTCGCCGGCGAGAAAGCTTTCAACGAATACGGCGAATGGTTGCCTGCCGATACGTTGACTGCAATCCGCGAGATGATCATCGCGATCAAAGGACCTTTGACTACGCCGATCGGCGGCGGTATCCGTTCCCTGAACGTTGCTCTTCGCCAAGAGCTGGATCTGTACGTGTGTTTGCGTCCGGTTCGTTACTTCGACGGAGTACCTTCTCCGGTTAAACGCCCCGAGCTTGTCGACATGGTTATTTTCCGCGAAAATACGGAGGACATCTATGCCGGTATCGAGTATCAATCCGGATCCGAGCAAGTGAAAAAAGTACTTGAATTCCTGCAAAAAGAAATGGGAGTTAACAAAATCCGTTTCCCGGAAACTTCCGGTATCGGTATCAAGCCGGTTTCCGAAGACGGCTCCAAGCGTCTTGTTCGCGCGGCTATCGAATACGCAATTAAGCACGGACGCAAATCCGTTACTCTTGTTCATAAAGGCAACATCATGAAATACACCGAAGGCGCGTTCAAAAACTGGGGTTACGAAGTGGCTGAACAAGAATTCGGAGATAAAGTATTCACATGGTCCGAATACGACATCATCAAAGCGGACAAAGGCGAAGAAGCGGCTAACGCGGCTCAGAAAGCGGCTCTTGATTCCGGCAAAATCCTGATCAAAGACGCTATCGCCGATATCGCTCTTCAACAAGTTCTGACTCGTCCGACCGACTTCGACGTTATCGCTACGTTGAACCTGAACGGCGACTACCTGTCCGATGCTTTGGCGGCACAAGTCGGCGGAATCGGTATCGCTCCGGGAGCTAACATCAACTACTTGACTGGACATGCCATTTTCGAAGCGACTCACGGTACTGCTCCTAAATACGCGGACAAAGACGTTGTAAACCCAGGTTCCGTTATCCTTTCCGGCGTTATGATGCTCGAGCACTTGGGCTGGTTGGAAGCTGCGGACCTCATCTACAAAGGCTTGGAAACTTCGATCAACAGCAAAGTCGTAACTTATGACTTCGCTCGTTTGATGGAAGGCGCTACTGAAGTTAAATGTTCGGCGTTTGCGGACGAAATAATTAAGAACTTCTAG
- a CDS encoding FxsA family protein, whose amino-acid sequence MQKKLLPVLVIAMLIEFWGIYMVGQWIGGLGTFVFLIAAAFLGVWLIKTEGRRVWQQAQQQMQAGQVPGHTLLEGLCVLLGGILLIVPGFITDIIGLTLVLPFTRPLYRLMMYRWLERKVRSGDFTLYRGPRG is encoded by the coding sequence ATGCAAAAGAAGTTGCTGCCCGTGCTCGTGATCGCAATGCTGATTGAATTCTGGGGCATTTATATGGTTGGGCAATGGATCGGGGGATTGGGAACTTTCGTTTTCCTGATCGCCGCAGCGTTCTTAGGCGTCTGGCTCATTAAGACGGAAGGACGGAGAGTGTGGCAGCAAGCCCAACAGCAGATGCAAGCGGGACAAGTTCCCGGCCACACGTTGCTGGAGGGACTTTGCGTATTGCTAGGGGGAATATTGCTTATCGTGCCGGGATTTATTACCGACATTATCGGGTTAACGTTGGTTCTTCCGTTCACCCGTCCCCTGTACAGATTAATGATGTATCGTTGGTTGGAGCGCAAAGTCCGCAGCGGCGATTTTACGTTATATCGGGGACCTAGGGGGTAA